One Plutella xylostella chromosome 31, ilPluXylo3.1, whole genome shotgun sequence genomic region harbors:
- the LOC105385100 gene encoding protein lines — MVLRGNLHVESPTNEGMASDQPVKKKQRIDAPDIDEGSDKSAEDAIGDIFDSETPPAEPADEFPSRNGESPDSGTVSEDAVDCSAILRLPNNSDVTITPTCSSTNTLNWNSEDDKLLSELRILQDGLVGQCLCQYNENVVTQLFDRRLNIASWPIPCSLTYLSTMQLMFDVYLKQNHSGTICSRLMQACDMFVRNRHDWITEVIELSDHKSKFITFVASRVLATFLIVAKDTVDENWLHQIVENIYMFDRINRITVQKINFSLDIIKRIVEWKDVEQHPLEDSAYINSAASVPVQEDNPFRSNIGYGSNRNAQTPSSSHAENLDSAFSNLQTHSTPSTSSAENLSTEQTFKLHDPVLKFPMEQQISGSEQQEPPDPPPPPRVERVNENGCSTVILTDSESFDTSHIKCITIKTLEGHWPVLVKNIKLLLLRYLNLPNSENCILTFFTLWENIISVKANLSVIDTKPFYADLQGFVDLLRNTTFPSLIYTHLLSLFNEVLCYGSTLALQDILPEEICCLAHSIVRYVKDFRLLSDVRVRNSRSGFSFIGRECPVIQNYSLGPNVTSTIQLVDQSYGDDDHDDSIQTRSEVDKTLLQRMSLLVLKSIAVTVKEMRCDSSDSSIDSSDYNAIQDMQIVERSIRDVLKKLDSFIRNALEFHPETPFTKMLIHLFSEQDDYLIESMVCTLDITVGIVYRNSVYPDLIPMLNPIASFIEFLKIVSHDSDVLLDYLVSNETCFLLYLLRFLKYVRRNWPKFIETCQSFESGSTRGLDDTMRVLIRLRLQISRLVSKSLFPYNISPVLRLLEVCESLYEGNELS, encoded by the coding sequence ATGGTTTTGAGGGGGAATTTACATGTTGAGAGTCCAACCAATGAAGGTATGGCATCTGATCAGCCCGTGAAGAAGAAACAGCGGATAGACGCGCCCGACATCGACGAGGGCAGTGACAAGTCCGCCGAGGATGCTATCGGAGACATTTTTGACTCGGAGACACCTCCTGCTGAACCAGCTGATGAGTTCCCATCGAGGAATGGGGAGTCCCCTGACAGTGGCACCGTCAGTGAAGATGCAGTGGACTGCTCTGCTATATTGAGGCTCCCAAACAACTCTGATGTGACCATAACCCCAACCTGCTCCTCTACCAACACTCTAAATTGGAACTCCGAAGACGATAAACTGCTATCGGAGCTGAGAATACTCCAGGATGGCCTTGTCGGGCAGTGCTTGTGCCAGTACAATGAGAATGTTGTTACACAGCTGTTTGATAGAAGACTAAACATCGCATCATGGCCGATACCATGTTCACTGACCTACCTCTCTACAATGCAACTCATGTTCGATGTTTACTTGAAACAAAACCATTCTGGCACAATATGCTCAAGACTAATGCAGGCCTGTGACATGTTTGTCAGAAACAGACATGACTGGATCACAGAAGTAATAGAGCTTTCAGATCATAAGAGCAAATTCATCACTTTTGTTGCAAGCCGAGTCTTGGCTACTTTCCTAATAGTGGCCAAGGATACAGTGGATGAAAACTGGCTACATCAGATAGTTGAGAACATCTACATGTTTGATCGGATAAACAGGATCACAGTGCAGAAGATAAACTTCAGTCTCGACATTATAAAGAGGATTGTTGAGTGGAAAGATGTGGAACAGCATCCATTAGAAGACAGTGCATACATAAACTCAGCCGCAAGTGTGCCCGTCCAAGAAGACAATCCATTCAGAAGTAACATTGGCTATGGCAGCAATCGCAACGCACAAACTCCGTCCAGCTCTCACGCAGAGAACTTAGATAGTGCCTTCTCAAATTTACAAACTCACAGTACACCATCAACATCATCGGCTGAAAACTTGAGTACAGAACAGACGTTTAAGCTTCACGATCCAGTACTGAAGTTCCCTATGGAGCAACAGATCAGTGGCTCCGAGCAGCAGGAGCCCCCGGACCCTCCGCCACCGCCCCGTGTGGAAAGAGTGAATGAAAACGGATGCAGTACAGTCATATTGACAGACTCGGAATCATTTGACACATCCCATATAAAGTGCATCACAATTAAGACGCTGGAAGGCCACTGGCCCGTTTTAGTCAAAAACATCAAACTGCTACTGCTGAGGTACCTGAACTTACCAAACTCGGAGAACTGTATACTCACATTCTTCACTCTGTGGGAGAATATCATCAGTGTAAAGGCGAACCTCTCAGTCATCGATACTAAACCGTTCTACGCTGATCTGCAAGGGTTTGTTGACTTACTGAGAAATACAACCTTCCCCAGTCTCATCTACACACATTTACTCAGTCTATTCAATGAGGTGCTCTGCTATGGATCGACCCTAGCATTGCAAGACATACTGCCGGAAGAAATCTGCTGTCTAGCTCACTCTATTGTCAGGTATGTCAAAGATTTCAGGCTTCTCAGCGATGTGCGCGTCAGAAATAGCAGAAGCGGCTTCAGCTTCATTGGCAGAGAATGTCCAGTCATCCAGAACTACTCGCTCGGTCCCAACGTGACGTCAACCATCCAGTTAGTGGACCAAAGCTATGGGGATGACGATCATGATGACTCGATACAAACGAGAAGCGAAGTCGACAAGACACTGCTTCAGAGGATGTCCCTGTTAGTCCTGAAATCTATAGCAGTTACAGTGAAAGAGATGCGGTGCGACTCCTCAGACAGTTCCATAGATTCGTCGGACTACAATGCTATACAGGACATGCAGATTGTTGAGCGATCTATAAGAGATGTCCTTAAAAAACTAGACAGTTTCATTCGCAACGCACTAGAGTTCCACCCCGAAACTCCATTCACGAAAATGCTGATACACTTATTCAGTGAACAGGACGATTACTTGATAGAGTCTATGGTTTGCACTCTAGATATAACCGTCGGGATTGTCTATAGAAACTCTGTCTACCCAGATTTGATCCCTATGTTGAACCCCATAGCTTCTTTCATTGAATTCCTAAAGATCGTCTCTCACGACAGCGATGTATTGCTAGACTATCTGGTCAGCAATGAGACGTGTTTCCTGCTATATTTGTTGAGGTTCTTGAAGTATGTGCGAAGAAATTGGCCTAAGTTCATTGAGACCTGCCAGTCCTTTGAGTCAGGTAGCACCAGAGGTCTGGATGACACTATGAGGGTGCTGATAAGGCTACGGCTTCAGATTAGCAGGCTGGTGTCTAAATCGTTGTTCCCATATAATATTAGTCCAGTCCTGAGGCTTCTAGAAGTGTGTGAGAGCTTGTATGAAGGAAATGAGCTAAGCTGA